The proteins below are encoded in one region of Nitrospiraceae bacterium:
- a CDS encoding DEAD/DEAH box helicase, translating to MTSDELEKLLAQQPVALLHRLARGRIHRHFRAGKRRLIELLLRHSAENRAGFESDVLALVGERQARSDTPMQSAPTRQSSSLHHSHRRPTQKPSEPESHEPAVSLATWLEGIGVPPPHPFIPDAWQDEALIKLMEGDVIVSVPTGSGKTYVAVEAARRAMAENRTVIYTSPLKALSNTKFTEFSRIFGQDQVGILTGDRRDNGQAPLLIMTTEILRNLLYDAAGGEIDVRLDTLGLVIMDESQYLADPERGVVWEETIIFCPAQAKLLLLSASIGNPHDLAEWLTSIRLQPCHLVRHSKRTVPLRAGYLHPNGKLTPLFRTVGIPHGHPNNLHPEAKRLFAQYEDDTLPGRSR from the coding sequence ATGACCAGCGACGAACTCGAGAAACTGCTCGCCCAGCAACCTGTGGCCCTCTTGCATCGCCTCGCTCGGGGCCGGATACACAGGCATTTCCGGGCCGGTAAGCGGCGCTTGATTGAGCTCCTGCTTCGTCATTCTGCTGAGAATCGCGCCGGATTCGAATCCGATGTCCTCGCCCTCGTCGGCGAACGACAGGCTCGTTCCGACACGCCGATGCAATCCGCTCCAACTCGACAGTCTTCCTCTCTCCACCATTCGCACCGTCGTCCGACACAAAAACCGAGCGAACCTGAATCGCATGAACCGGCTGTCTCGCTCGCCACCTGGCTGGAGGGAATCGGAGTCCCGCCGCCGCACCCGTTCATTCCGGATGCGTGGCAGGACGAGGCTCTGATCAAACTCATGGAAGGCGATGTGATCGTCAGCGTCCCGACTGGAAGCGGAAAAACTTATGTGGCTGTGGAAGCGGCCCGCCGGGCGATGGCCGAGAATCGGACTGTCATCTACACGTCACCGCTCAAAGCCTTGTCGAATACGAAATTTACGGAATTCTCCCGCATCTTCGGTCAGGACCAGGTCGGCATCTTGACCGGCGATCGGCGCGACAACGGACAAGCCCCGCTCCTGATCATGACGACAGAAATATTGAGGAATCTGCTCTATGATGCCGCAGGCGGAGAAATCGACGTGCGATTGGACACATTAGGGCTGGTGATCATGGATGAATCACAATACCTGGCAGACCCGGAACGCGGCGTGGTCTGGGAAGAGACCATCATTTTCTGCCCCGCCCAGGCCAAACTCCTGCTGTTGTCCGCCTCGATTGGGAACCCGCACGACCTTGCGGAATGGCTGACTTCGATCCGGCTACAACCTTGTCATCTCGTGCGACACAGTAAACGGACCGTGCCCCTGCGCGCAGGCTATCTCCATCCGAACGGCAAGCTGACACCGCTGTTCCGCACGGTCGGCATCCCTCACGGTCATCCGAACAACCTGCATCCGGAAGCCAAACGACTCTTCGCCCAGTACGAAGACGATACCTTGCCAGGCCGCTCCCGCTGA
- a CDS encoding helicase-related protein, whose translation MPPSIHPVDLIAALRQKHLTPAIVFLTSRRACDEAMQAFDHNQALLPPVRQQAIATVLEEVIAEYPSVADHPLIPTVRRTGVAAHHAGHLPSWKIAVEELMRHGCLDAVFATTTLAAGVDFPARTVIITQSSIRKSRDFTDLTIAEIQQIAGRAGRRGKDLVGFAIVTPSPYIDLGILTKGLTGQPEAINSQFIITYPMVLNLLKAHPLDQIQPILAKSFAQFQLNQRAETLEQKLDDLHQKMEPYGPRVCTDWITQWQLFDQFRRHKSHRSPVRRHEPPDVVARFHFLTPGRVVGLSRGRGVVLRQYRSKGQKSPMITVLRPGGGITECPASTVTEVIDRVFDCHEAPVYPWCTPDSLETLTHQLSDLPTRLPPLPILVPKEDEPMPDALAHTFGDFPCPACPSRSACQKDHAVALKLRQELHRNTKSIQALRTSLWHRFQERIDVLQRFGYLTVTAHLTDVGEWARLIRIDHSLLITELIRAEAFTGADPAILAGIMSSIAHDDDRPGAFPRISSGLASLLGQVRKLAESLAPHEDPPLLRADIAAITERWIGDPTLTWIGLCKSTTMAEGDIYRLLARTLEFLSQLHTLKATHPALADTASRAIAVLRRGVLEELP comes from the coding sequence ATGCCCCCCTCGATTCATCCGGTTGACCTGATTGCAGCCCTTCGCCAGAAACACCTCACTCCAGCGATCGTGTTCCTGACATCCCGGCGTGCCTGCGATGAAGCCATGCAGGCGTTCGATCACAACCAGGCCTTACTGCCTCCTGTCAGGCAGCAGGCGATCGCCACGGTGCTCGAGGAAGTGATCGCGGAATACCCGAGCGTTGCAGATCATCCTTTGATTCCGACTGTACGACGCACCGGAGTGGCCGCCCATCATGCCGGCCATCTGCCTTCATGGAAAATCGCCGTCGAGGAACTAATGCGTCACGGCTGTCTGGATGCGGTTTTCGCCACGACCACGCTCGCGGCTGGCGTCGATTTTCCTGCCCGTACCGTCATCATCACTCAATCCAGCATTCGCAAGTCGCGTGATTTCACCGACCTCACCATCGCCGAGATCCAGCAGATTGCAGGACGTGCCGGCCGTCGCGGGAAAGACCTCGTTGGGTTCGCAATCGTCACACCATCACCTTACATTGATCTGGGCATCCTCACCAAAGGATTGACCGGCCAGCCTGAAGCCATCAACAGCCAGTTCATCATCACCTATCCGATGGTGCTCAATCTCCTGAAGGCCCATCCGCTTGACCAGATCCAACCGATCCTCGCGAAGAGCTTTGCGCAGTTTCAGCTCAATCAACGGGCCGAGACCCTGGAACAAAAACTGGACGATCTCCATCAGAAGATGGAACCGTATGGCCCGCGCGTCTGCACGGACTGGATCACGCAATGGCAGCTCTTCGACCAATTCAGACGGCATAAATCGCATCGCAGCCCGGTCCGGCGTCACGAACCGCCCGACGTCGTCGCGCGCTTCCACTTTCTCACCCCAGGACGTGTCGTCGGGCTGTCACGCGGCCGGGGGGTCGTCCTTCGGCAGTATCGAAGCAAAGGCCAGAAAAGTCCCATGATCACGGTTCTCCGGCCGGGCGGTGGGATTACGGAATGTCCCGCGTCGACGGTCACGGAAGTCATCGACCGTGTGTTTGACTGCCATGAAGCGCCGGTGTATCCCTGGTGTACGCCGGACAGTCTCGAGACCCTTACTCATCAACTGAGCGATCTACCCACCAGGCTTCCGCCGCTTCCGATTCTTGTGCCGAAAGAAGATGAACCGATGCCGGACGCGCTGGCCCACACCTTCGGCGATTTTCCTTGCCCCGCTTGTCCGTCTCGTTCGGCCTGTCAGAAAGACCATGCCGTCGCGTTGAAGCTGCGCCAGGAACTGCACCGCAATACAAAGTCGATTCAAGCCTTGCGCACGAGTCTCTGGCACCGATTTCAAGAGCGTATCGACGTCCTGCAGCGGTTTGGTTACCTGACGGTGACCGCTCATTTAACCGATGTAGGTGAATGGGCCCGTCTCATCCGTATCGATCACTCGCTGCTCATTACCGAGTTGATCCGTGCTGAGGCTTTCACCGGCGCCGATCCGGCCATCCTCGCCGGTATCATGTCCAGCATCGCGCACGATGACGATCGGCCCGGTGCCTTTCCCCGTATCAGCAGCGGGTTGGCTTCACTTCTTGGTCAAGTCCGCAAGCTGGCCGAGTCCCTGGCCCCGCACGAAGACCCGCCGCTCCTACGCGCCGACATCGCAGCCATCACGGAACGGTGGATTGGAGATCCGACACTGACGTGGATTGGCCTCTGCAAGAGCACGACGATGGCGGAAGGGGACATCTATCGCCTACTCGCGCGCACATTGGAATTTCTCTCGCAACTCCATACGCTCAAAGCCACACATCCTGCGCTCGCTGACACGGCTTCTCGGGCGATTGCAGTGCTACGGCGCGGCGTTTTGGAGGAATTGCCATGA
- the glgC gene encoding glucose-1-phosphate adenylyltransferase, which yields MDNIFTMILSGGKGERLQPLTEHRAKPAVPFGGKYRIIDFTLSNCLNSGLRKVAVLIQYKSHSLDRHIRSGWHVLSPELGEYIASVPPQQRISEDWYRGTADAVYQNLFLLDAEQAEYLLVLAGDHIYKMNYMEMYHWLVAKEADAVVGAIDIPIAEASRFGIMSVDEDFRITQFEEKPVQPTPIPNDPAHAFGSMGIYLFRTKVLREHLLADAQAGTAHDFGKNIIPNMIKSGRVYAFKFHDANKKAVQYWRDIGTLDAYWEANMDLVAVDPLFNLYDQQWPIRTYQGQFPPAKFVFAQDFQGGRMGVALDSIVCGGCIVAGGRVQNSVLSPNVRVLDHADVRESIVMENVIISESCRIKRAIIDKDVVIPPHTEIGYNRDADAQRFTVTESGLVVISKGMKLHAPLDSSG from the coding sequence ATGGACAATATTTTCACCATGATCCTCTCTGGCGGAAAAGGCGAACGCCTCCAGCCGCTCACCGAACATCGGGCGAAACCTGCCGTTCCGTTCGGCGGGAAATATCGGATCATCGACTTTACCCTCAGCAATTGCCTGAATTCCGGCCTCCGTAAGGTGGCTGTATTGATCCAATACAAATCGCACTCCCTCGACCGCCATATACGGTCCGGCTGGCATGTCTTGAGCCCGGAACTGGGGGAATACATCGCGTCCGTGCCGCCGCAACAGCGCATCAGCGAGGACTGGTACCGTGGTACCGCCGATGCGGTGTACCAAAATCTCTTCCTCCTAGACGCCGAGCAGGCAGAATATCTGTTGGTGCTCGCCGGCGACCACATCTATAAGATGAATTATATGGAGATGTACCACTGGCTGGTGGCGAAAGAGGCCGACGCCGTCGTCGGCGCCATTGATATTCCGATCGCGGAGGCATCACGCTTTGGGATCATGAGCGTGGATGAAGACTTTCGAATCACACAGTTTGAGGAGAAACCCGTTCAACCGACTCCGATCCCGAACGATCCTGCTCACGCCTTCGGTTCCATGGGGATTTACTTGTTTCGCACGAAGGTCCTCCGCGAGCATCTCTTGGCGGATGCCCAAGCCGGTACCGCCCATGACTTCGGGAAAAACATCATCCCAAACATGATCAAGAGCGGACGTGTCTATGCGTTTAAGTTTCATGATGCCAACAAGAAAGCCGTTCAATACTGGCGTGACATCGGAACTCTGGATGCCTACTGGGAAGCCAATATGGATTTGGTTGCGGTCGATCCTTTGTTCAACCTGTACGACCAGCAGTGGCCGATCCGCACCTACCAAGGCCAGTTTCCGCCGGCCAAATTCGTGTTTGCACAAGATTTTCAAGGCGGCCGTATGGGGGTGGCACTGGACTCGATCGTCTGCGGCGGCTGCATCGTCGCGGGTGGCCGCGTCCAGAACTCCGTCTTGTCGCCTAACGTTCGTGTCCTGGATCATGCCGACGTGCGGGAATCAATCGTGATGGAGAACGTGATCATCAGCGAATCCTGCCGGATCAAGCGCGCCATCATTGACAAAGACGTCGTGATCCCGCCGCATACGGAAATCGGATACAATCGGGACGCCGATGCCCAACGGTTTACCGTGACCGAATCCGGCCTCGTGGTTATTTCAAAGGGAATGAAACTGCATGCCCCCCTCGATTCATCCGGTTGA
- a CDS encoding ABC transporter ATP-binding protein: MADPILELISLVKRHNGVLAVDHVSFAIDRGEFFSILGPSGAGKTSVLRMIAGFEPPDEGVIRIEGRSIHGIPPHRRPVNLVFQSYALFPHLSVGENVAFGPKMQGMAVGEIHCRIRAVLDMVKLTGKEARLPAELSGGEQQRVAIARALINQPAVLLLDEPLSALDHQLRQDMQVELKAIQKRVGITFVCVTHHQKEALALSDRLAVMHQGQVLQVGTPEEIYDAPANRFIAQFVGSSNELRGVLVGNDGGTGLFQSHDLEEGQNIRVRVTGDMEPHKPVAFMVRPERLHLSAAIEAPASDNRLQGRVEKVLYLGSELQYTIRLSGSVQWTVQVSCLSGGQKVWPVGTNLFVHWRAEDGLVLLL; the protein is encoded by the coding sequence TTGGCCGATCCTATCCTGGAGCTCATCTCGCTCGTCAAACGGCACAACGGTGTCCTCGCCGTGGATCACGTTTCGTTCGCCATCGACCGGGGAGAATTCTTTTCAATCCTGGGCCCTAGCGGAGCCGGCAAAACGTCCGTCCTCCGCATGATTGCGGGGTTCGAGCCGCCCGACGAGGGAGTGATTCGAATAGAAGGACGATCGATCCACGGAATTCCGCCCCACCGTCGTCCCGTCAATCTGGTGTTTCAATCTTACGCACTATTTCCTCATTTGAGCGTGGGAGAAAACGTGGCGTTCGGTCCGAAGATGCAAGGAATGGCGGTCGGCGAGATTCATTGTCGTATTCGTGCAGTCTTAGACATGGTGAAACTGACGGGGAAAGAAGCGCGGCTTCCGGCAGAATTATCGGGCGGCGAGCAACAACGGGTGGCCATCGCCCGTGCGTTGATCAATCAGCCCGCCGTGCTCCTCCTGGACGAACCGCTTTCGGCCTTGGATCATCAATTGCGCCAGGACATGCAGGTGGAGTTAAAGGCCATTCAGAAACGAGTCGGTATTACTTTTGTTTGCGTGACGCATCATCAGAAAGAAGCGTTGGCCCTCTCCGACCGCCTTGCAGTGATGCACCAAGGGCAGGTGTTGCAGGTCGGGACTCCGGAAGAGATATATGACGCGCCGGCGAACCGTTTTATCGCCCAGTTTGTGGGGAGCTCAAATGAATTGCGCGGGGTGTTAGTCGGCAATGATGGAGGAACAGGGCTGTTTCAGTCGCATGATCTAGAAGAAGGTCAAAACATCCGCGTGCGTGTCACGGGGGATATGGAACCTCACAAACCCGTGGCGTTCATGGTGAGGCCAGAACGTCTGCACCTCTCGGCGGCAATCGAGGCTCCAGCGTCTGATAATCGTCTCCAGGGTCGCGTCGAAAAGGTGCTCTATCTCGGGAGTGAATTACAGTACACGATTCGACTCTCCGGGTCGGTGCAATGGACGGTCCAGGTGTCCTGCCTGTCCGGCGGGCAAAAGGTATGGCCGGTTGGGACGAATCTTTTCGTCCACTGGCGCGCTGAGGACGGATTGGTGCTGCTGTTATGA
- a CDS encoding ABC transporter permease produces MTRLAGSTGSLEDMGHPVSSHRTTYWLLTPGILWSVAFLFIPLIVVGVISFATRGTYGGVIWQFNLENYRDLWHVVYTRIFGQSLVLAFLTTVICLVMGFPLAYYIARLSPRWQAVWLMLIMIPFWTNFLVRTYAWMFILRTEGLLNTLLLGLGVITTPLDLLYTDKAVLIGLVYGYLPFMVLPLYATLERLDPALVEAAKDLYANQWSVFRRVIVPLAKPGIIAGCLLVFIPSLGAFITPDLLGGARNMMVGNLIQHEYLVARDWPLGSAISLILLIVVIAAVIAYFFVESTRSRREVEP; encoded by the coding sequence ATGACCCGGCTAGCCGGCAGCACGGGATCGCTTGAAGACATGGGCCATCCTGTGTCGAGTCATCGGACGACGTATTGGCTACTCACCCCGGGGATCCTTTGGTCGGTTGCGTTCCTGTTTATCCCTCTGATCGTGGTCGGCGTGATCAGTTTTGCCACGCGAGGAACATACGGCGGGGTGATCTGGCAGTTCAATCTTGAGAACTATCGTGATTTGTGGCACGTGGTCTATACACGCATCTTCGGCCAATCCCTCGTCCTTGCCTTCCTGACAACCGTGATCTGTTTGGTGATGGGTTTTCCGCTGGCCTATTACATCGCCAGACTGTCTCCACGCTGGCAGGCTGTCTGGCTTATGTTGATCATGATTCCCTTTTGGACAAACTTTCTCGTCCGCACCTATGCCTGGATGTTCATCCTGCGAACTGAGGGCCTGTTGAACACCCTTTTGCTCGGCCTTGGGGTGATCACGACCCCACTCGATCTACTCTACACCGACAAAGCGGTTCTCATCGGTCTGGTGTACGGCTACCTCCCGTTCATGGTGCTCCCGCTCTATGCGACGCTCGAACGGTTGGATCCAGCCTTGGTCGAGGCAGCCAAGGATCTCTATGCGAATCAGTGGTCCGTGTTCCGGCGAGTCATCGTTCCGCTCGCGAAACCTGGCATCATCGCTGGATGCCTCTTGGTATTCATCCCTTCTCTTGGCGCCTTCATCACACCCGACCTGTTGGGTGGTGCGCGCAATATGATGGTCGGCAATCTGATACAACATGAATATTTGGTCGCGCGGGATTGGCCACTAGGGTCGGCCATTTCCTTGATTCTCCTGATCGTCGTCATCGCGGCTGTTATCGCCTATTTCTTCGTTGAGTCCACAAGGTCTCGCAGGGAAGTTGAGCCGTGA
- a CDS encoding ABC transporter permease, which translates to MKHRESWLPLVAIFNVGFLYLPILVLLVFSFNASRLAATWQGFSWHWYSQLAENGALHAAVQNSLLVAVASTAVATVLGIPAAMGLERLARRPRQILGGLFLLPLVIPEVMMGVSLLLLFVMIGMPLGLTTVILGHTTFNLPVVIVLVRAKLRKLDPCLEEAAADLGASPWEIFRLITLPLLRPAILGAVLLAFTVSLDDFIVTFFVAGPGATTLPLKVYSMIKSGVSPEINALSALMVLLSMGLVSISLLLQRR; encoded by the coding sequence GTGAAACATCGGGAATCGTGGTTGCCGTTGGTTGCCATCTTCAATGTCGGGTTTTTATACCTGCCCATCCTCGTGCTGTTGGTGTTTTCCTTCAATGCGTCCCGATTGGCCGCGACCTGGCAGGGATTTTCATGGCACTGGTATAGCCAACTGGCTGAAAACGGCGCGCTTCACGCCGCCGTGCAAAACAGCTTGCTCGTGGCCGTGGCATCGACGGCGGTGGCAACGGTGCTGGGTATTCCTGCTGCCATGGGACTAGAGCGGCTGGCGCGCCGCCCCCGACAGATCCTGGGAGGGTTGTTCCTGTTGCCGCTTGTCATTCCCGAAGTGATGATGGGAGTGTCCTTACTGCTGCTGTTTGTCATGATCGGGATGCCGCTGGGTCTGACGACGGTGATACTGGGGCATACAACCTTCAACCTCCCTGTCGTTATCGTACTCGTGCGAGCGAAGTTGCGAAAGCTCGACCCGTGCCTGGAGGAAGCGGCGGCTGACTTGGGGGCGTCGCCATGGGAGATCTTTCGCCTGATCACCCTTCCTCTGCTACGGCCTGCCATCCTCGGAGCCGTCTTGCTGGCCTTTACCGTGTCACTCGACGACTTTATCGTAACCTTTTTTGTCGCAGGTCCCGGGGCGACGACACTTCCTTTGAAAGTGTATTCGATGATCAAGTCCGGCGTTTCGCCGGAAATCAACGCCCTGTCTGCCCTGATGGTGCTGCTGTCGATGGGGCTTGTGTCTATCTCACTTCTCCTTCAGCGGCGGTGA
- a CDS encoding spermidine/putrescine ABC transporter substrate-binding protein, which translates to MRVYGAIVLSLVLCSIAIGFGCQRGSQPGNGTLHYFTWSDYVSPELITEFERQHGVKVVIDTFSSNEELLAKLQSGATGYDVTVPSDFMVSIMIAQGLLAELDMKAVPNSALLEEHLQRLAFDPEHRYAMPYLWGTVGIGYDSAAVTPPPDSWAVLWDPRYAGKISMLNDQREVFGAVFRSMGKSMNVTDPAIIEEAKQKLIAQKPLVKTYASEHYDQLLASGDVILAHGWGGPVARAMRERPSIRYVVPKEGGTIWADCLVVLRSSKKKELAMQFINFLIDTRVAAQTSERLLFAASNREAGRLVNNQVRENPAVYPPADLIPRLEWMTDVGKAMRIYDRAWTELKIH; encoded by the coding sequence ATGAGAGTGTACGGGGCGATCGTTCTGAGTCTGGTCCTCTGCAGTATCGCAATCGGGTTCGGTTGCCAGCGAGGGTCTCAGCCGGGCAATGGCACGTTGCACTACTTTACCTGGTCGGACTACGTGAGTCCCGAGCTCATCACGGAATTTGAACGGCAACATGGCGTCAAGGTCGTGATCGACACCTTCAGTAGTAACGAAGAATTGTTGGCGAAACTGCAAAGCGGCGCGACCGGGTACGACGTCACTGTGCCGTCCGATTTCATGGTGTCGATCATGATCGCACAAGGACTATTGGCTGAGCTCGATATGAAAGCCGTACCGAACAGCGCTCTCCTTGAAGAACATCTCCAACGTTTGGCCTTCGACCCCGAGCATCGTTACGCCATGCCGTATCTCTGGGGAACGGTCGGGATTGGATACGATTCCGCTGCCGTGACACCCCCGCCGGACAGTTGGGCTGTCCTCTGGGACCCGCGCTATGCGGGCAAGATCAGTATGTTAAACGATCAGCGGGAGGTCTTTGGCGCGGTCTTCCGATCCATGGGCAAGTCAATGAATGTGACGGATCCGGCGATCATCGAGGAAGCGAAGCAGAAACTGATTGCCCAGAAGCCGCTCGTGAAAACCTACGCAAGCGAACACTATGATCAGCTCTTAGCCTCAGGAGATGTCATTCTCGCACACGGGTGGGGGGGGCCGGTCGCACGGGCTATGCGTGAGCGGCCGTCGATCCGATATGTGGTGCCCAAAGAAGGGGGGACGATTTGGGCCGACTGTCTTGTGGTACTGAGATCGTCGAAGAAGAAGGAATTGGCGATGCAATTCATTAACTTCTTAATCGACACCCGTGTGGCGGCGCAGACCTCGGAACGACTGCTCTTCGCTGCCTCGAATCGTGAAGCAGGACGACTCGTGAATAATCAGGTGCGTGAGAACCCTGCCGTCTATCCTCCGGCCGACCTGATTCCACGCTTGGAGTGGATGACCGATGTCGGAAAAGCTATGCGAATCTACGACCGGGCTTGGACAGAGCTCAAAATCCACTAA
- a CDS encoding TolC family protein — MGHSVSVAFYRQVRAVYLLAFLAVFFGAPLSGADGSADTIEQGSSRTLRLSVNEALSLFLSQNLDVLVAKYGIEYAKGQQITARLFPNPVMSIGTLSAYTQGHTASNSGQLFMQAQQLFELAGKRGYRIESAGYGTQSAEAAFEDAVRQLSFTVKDTYYRIQLALRRLALAEENRDRFSRILDVNTIRFKKGYIAEVDLIRIRLQMVDFQSQVIGALQEAESAKGDLRQLLRLTPKTSLELTTDLDFRRIDPDIAKLRVAALDARPDVRAKRFTYSQREADLKLARAYRIPDVTIGAGYAIQGAQGPDNQQQFALNMGLPLPLFNRNQGGIRQAEVATQTAEADLNKTMILVENEVEVAYRNLLQSRRLVEAYIGGVLEDARATFTIVERAYERGGATILDLLDAARTSRTIQQNYIEALFNYQHNLFQLESAVGQELAS, encoded by the coding sequence GTGGGGCATTCGGTGTCTGTGGCTTTTTATAGGCAGGTGCGCGCGGTTTACCTTCTCGCCTTCCTCGCAGTCTTTTTCGGGGCACCGCTTTCTGGGGCAGACGGGTCGGCGGATACGATCGAACAAGGTTCTTCGAGAACTCTCCGACTCAGCGTCAACGAAGCGCTGAGTCTGTTCTTGAGTCAGAATCTGGACGTCCTGGTCGCCAAATATGGAATCGAGTATGCCAAGGGACAACAGATTACGGCTCGGCTCTTTCCCAACCCGGTTATGTCGATCGGAACTCTCAGCGCCTATACGCAAGGACATACGGCGAGCAACAGCGGCCAGCTGTTCATGCAAGCGCAACAGCTATTTGAGTTGGCCGGAAAACGAGGGTATCGCATCGAAAGTGCCGGTTATGGGACGCAATCGGCGGAAGCAGCTTTCGAAGATGCGGTTCGTCAACTCAGCTTTACTGTCAAAGACACCTATTATCGCATTCAGCTGGCCCTCCGTCGCCTGGCCCTGGCCGAAGAGAATCGCGACCGGTTTTCACGCATCCTTGACGTCAATACGATTCGCTTTAAGAAGGGCTACATTGCCGAAGTCGACCTCATCCGGATTCGGTTGCAAATGGTGGATTTTCAATCACAAGTCATCGGTGCGTTACAGGAAGCGGAATCGGCCAAGGGAGATCTTCGACAATTGTTACGACTCACACCGAAAACATCGTTGGAACTCACGACGGATTTGGATTTTCGCCGGATCGATCCCGATATCGCCAAACTACGGGTCGCCGCCCTCGACGCCCGTCCGGATGTCCGAGCAAAGCGGTTTACCTACTCTCAACGGGAGGCAGATTTGAAACTAGCCAGAGCCTATCGGATTCCTGATGTGACGATCGGCGCAGGCTATGCGATTCAGGGGGCGCAGGGACCAGATAATCAACAGCAATTTGCCCTTAATATGGGACTGCCGCTCCCCTTGTTCAATCGGAATCAGGGGGGCATCCGGCAAGCCGAAGTGGCCACTCAGACGGCGGAAGCCGACTTGAACAAAACCATGATCTTAGTTGAGAATGAGGTGGAAGTCGCGTATCGCAATCTCCTGCAGAGCCGGAGGCTCGTGGAAGCCTATATTGGAGGTGTGCTCGAAGATGCCCGGGCCACCTTTACCATTGTTGAGCGGGCTTATGAACGGGGAGGGGCGACCATCCTTGATCTTCTTGATGCGGCCCGGACATCGCGGACGATTCAGCAGAATTATATCGAGGCCTTATTCAACTATCAGCACAACTTGTTTCAACTCGAAAGCGCTGTGGGGCAGGAGCTCGCTTCATGA
- a CDS encoding efflux RND transporter periplasmic adaptor subunit: MKERIERVTLVVLLSALVACGRGEQPAHSDAATPPVGKSRAVKSEAQPRIETAIVEFSPSHQALTLSGKIAYGEDRYSRISSPLQGRVVEVRARLGDRVKAGAVLLVVDSPDIAQAYSEYMKEDSDLQYATRAYGLAKDLYEDKAMPLKDLKQAENELVKARAEFRRAKERLLSLRVPAEELNKPLDKQQITSRFEMKSPLTGTVVERSVTPGQSVGGDPGQVLFTVADLDMLQVVADLYERDLSLVKEGQFAKVTVEAYAGMDFPATVAMIGDVVDPTTRTIKLRAWVNNDAHKLKPEMFARLHIEVGDSAQILTIPREAILEADGKQFVYVMEAPDRYVKREVKVAGASGEQARIVEGLRSGERIVVKGAVLIKGQEVKG, from the coding sequence ATGAAGGAAAGGATTGAAAGGGTAACCCTTGTTGTCCTGTTGTCCGCGCTCGTGGCCTGCGGGCGTGGAGAGCAACCAGCTCATTCGGACGCTGCAACTCCGCCGGTCGGAAAAAGCAGGGCGGTCAAATCCGAGGCACAACCGCGTATCGAGACCGCGATCGTCGAATTTAGTCCATCCCACCAGGCGCTGACACTTTCCGGCAAGATTGCCTATGGGGAGGACCGGTATTCCCGGATTTCGTCGCCACTGCAAGGCCGTGTGGTCGAAGTACGGGCACGTTTGGGAGACAGGGTGAAAGCAGGAGCGGTTTTGCTGGTGGTTGACAGCCCCGATATCGCGCAAGCGTACTCGGAATATATGAAGGAGGACTCCGACCTCCAGTATGCGACGAGGGCCTATGGGTTAGCCAAAGATCTCTACGAAGACAAGGCGATGCCGCTCAAAGATCTCAAGCAGGCTGAGAACGAGTTGGTCAAGGCTCGGGCGGAGTTCCGACGTGCAAAGGAACGATTGCTGTCACTGAGGGTTCCTGCAGAGGAATTGAATAAGCCCTTGGATAAGCAGCAGATCACATCGCGATTTGAAATGAAAAGTCCCCTGACCGGGACCGTTGTCGAGCGGTCGGTCACGCCGGGGCAATCGGTTGGTGGTGATCCCGGTCAAGTGTTGTTCACCGTAGCGGATCTGGACATGCTTCAAGTCGTGGCGGATCTCTACGAGCGTGACCTCTCTTTGGTGAAGGAAGGCCAGTTCGCCAAGGTCACCGTCGAGGCTTACGCGGGCATGGATTTTCCAGCCACGGTGGCCATGATCGGCGATGTGGTTGATCCGACGACGAGAACGATCAAATTGCGCGCGTGGGTCAACAATGACGCACACAAACTCAAGCCTGAAATGTTTGCTCGCCTGCACATCGAAGTAGGGGATTCGGCTCAAATCCTGACCATTCCGCGTGAGGCAATTCTGGAAGCAGACGGAAAACAATTCGTCTACGTGATGGAAGCCCCGGATCGGTATGTCAAACGAGAAGTCAAAGTTGCCGGTGCGTCGGGAGAGCAGGCTCGGATTGTCGAAGGGCTTCGTTCAGGCGAGAGAATCGTGGTCAAGGGAGCTGTGCTTATCAAGGGGCAGGAAGTCAAGGGATAA